Proteins from one Algicella marina genomic window:
- a CDS encoding GNAT family N-acetyltransferase yields MTEPVLTKVPILRTERLLLRPLEARDAGHLELYAGDRRVARMTTSIPHPYPPGGGASFIARIADPEEYHWAIVQEASSAGELLGVITLRPDGELGYWIGAPFWNTGFATEAVEAVVSFGHSIGHKLLNASVFQDNAASAKVLTKAGFNYLGEAEAYSIARGAKVDLWTYTRKAP; encoded by the coding sequence ATGACTGAGCCTGTACTGACCAAGGTACCGATACTTCGGACGGAACGGCTGTTGCTGCGCCCGCTGGAAGCGCGCGATGCCGGTCATCTGGAACTCTATGCCGGTGACAGGCGTGTGGCCCGGATGACGACTTCCATTCCGCATCCCTATCCGCCGGGAGGCGGGGCCTCGTTCATCGCGCGTATCGCAGACCCGGAAGAATATCACTGGGCTATCGTGCAGGAAGCTTCCAGTGCCGGAGAATTGCTGGGTGTCATTACCCTGCGACCCGATGGCGAACTTGGCTACTGGATCGGTGCGCCGTTCTGGAACACCGGCTTTGCCACAGAAGCGGTGGAGGCCGTGGTGTCATTCGGGCATTCGATCGGCCATAAGCTGCTGAATGCGAGCGTCTTTCAGGATAACGCGGCCTCTGCAAAAGTGTTGACGAAAGCCGGTTTCAACTACCTTGGAGAAGCCGAAGCCTATTCGATCGCCCGTGGGGCAAAGGTCGATCTCTGGACATATACCCGCAAGGCACCATGA
- a CDS encoding 50S ribosomal protein L21, whose amino-acid sequence MFAVLKTGGKQYKVAKDDTFRVEKLAAEAGETIQFNEVMMLGGDTVTVGAPLVEGAAVQAEVLDQIRGPKTISFKKRRRKHSSQRKKGHRQSLTVVRVTDILASGGDKSGVKAAIGAGSVAGVVATAAAAPKKAKAAPKKEEPKAKAEAEAPAGAQPQNLLTEAKGKADDLKKISGVGPKLEGTLNEIGVYHFWQIAEWGPEEIAYMDDRLSFKGRIERDNWIAQAKEFSAAADE is encoded by the coding sequence ATGTTCGCTGTACTGAAGACTGGTGGCAAGCAGTATAAAGTTGCCAAGGACGATACGTTCCGCGTCGAGAAACTTGCCGCAGAGGCGGGTGAGACGATCCAGTTCAACGAAGTGATGATGCTGGGTGGTGATACGGTCACCGTTGGCGCGCCGCTGGTTGAAGGTGCTGCCGTTCAGGCGGAAGTTCTGGACCAGATCCGCGGACCGAAGACGATCAGCTTCAAGAAGCGTCGCCGGAAGCATTCCTCGCAGCGCAAGAAGGGACATCGTCAGTCCCTGACCGTTGTTCGCGTGACTGATATTCTGGCCTCCGGCGGTGATAAGTCCGGCGTGAAGGCAGCAATCGGCGCCGGGTCCGTTGCCGGTGTTGTCGCCACTGCCGCGGCTGCGCCCAAGAAGGCAAAGGCCGCGCCGAAGAAGGAAGAGCCGAAGGCGAAAGCAGAGGCCGAGGCACCTGCGGGCGCCCAGCCTCAGAACCTGCTGACGGAAGCCAAGGGCAAGGCAGATGATCTGAAAAAGATCTCCGGTGTCGGACCGAAGCTGGAGGGCACGCTGAACGAGATCGGTGTCTATCACTTCTGGCAGATCGCTGAATGGGGTCCGGAAGAGATCGCCTATATGGACGACCGGCTGTCCTTCAAGGGGCGGATCGAACGCGACAACTGGATTGCGCAGGCGAAGGAATTCTCCGCCGCAGCAGACGAATAA
- the rpmA gene encoding 50S ribosomal protein L27 encodes MAHKKAGGSSRNGRDSDGRRLGVKKFGGEAVIPGNIIVRQRGTKWWPGQNVGMGRDHTIFATSEGQVTFHKGMKGRTFISVLPVAEAAE; translated from the coding sequence ATGGCACATAAAAAAGCAGGCGGTTCATCCCGAAACGGTCGCGACAGTGACGGCCGCCGCCTTGGCGTGAAGAAATTCGGTGGCGAAGCGGTCATTCCGGGCAACATCATCGTGCGTCAGCGCGGCACGAAATGGTGGCCGGGCCAGAACGTCGGCATGGGCCGTGATCACACGATCTTCGCCACGAGCGAAGGCCAGGTGACGTTTCACAAAGGCATGAAGGGCCGTACCTTCATTTCCGTCCTGCCAGTGGCGGAGGCAGCCGAGTAG